One genomic segment of Bacteroides caccae includes these proteins:
- a CDS encoding NfeD family protein has translation MDILIITVLIIAAVILFLVELFVIPGISLAGISALVCIIYANYYAFANLGMAAGFITLGISGVACIGSLVWFMRSKMLDKLALKKDIDSKVDRSAEDSVKVGDTGISTTRLAQIGYAEINGNIVEVKSIDGFLNEKTPIIVSRITDGTIMVEKHRK, from the coding sequence ATGGATATACTTATTATCACCGTTCTCATTATCGCCGCAGTAATACTGTTTCTGGTAGAACTGTTTGTCATACCCGGTATTAGTCTGGCAGGAATCTCTGCACTGGTTTGTATCATTTATGCCAATTACTATGCATTTGCCAATCTAGGTATGGCAGCGGGATTCATTACCTTGGGAATATCAGGAGTAGCCTGTATCGGGTCGCTCGTCTGGTTCATGCGGTCGAAAATGCTCGACAAACTGGCTCTGAAAAAAGATATTGATTCTAAGGTAGACCGTAGTGCAGAGGATAGCGTAAAGGTAGGCGATACCGGTATCAGTACCACCCGCCTGGCACAAATCGGTTATGCAGAAATCAACGGAAACATCGTGGAGGTGAAATCGATAGATGGCTTCCTCAACGAAAAGACGCCGATTATCGTAAGCCGTATCACCGACGGTACAATTATGGTTGAGAAACACAGAAAATAA